The Acidicapsa ligni genome has a window encoding:
- a CDS encoding response regulator transcription factor, translating to MTRLAGLIDMDLVGFDSPELFLRYSRRDESSCLILNLHCHDHEGFIQQCRLAAEASPPVVFICGHEDVAAAVRALKSGAVELLTLPIDPIDLAEAVLTAFALDRRQRRHRAARESLRQRHELLTPREREVLPLVAKGLMNKQAAAVLGISETTLQIHRSQVMRKMQADSVAELVRIAATLHIPVWSDTDSDTGDFPSLELLATLRDRWS from the coding sequence TTGACTCGACTCGCAGGTTTGATCGACATGGACCTGGTGGGCTTCGATTCCCCTGAACTGTTCCTGAGGTATAGCCGACGTGACGAATCCTCATGCCTCATCCTTAACCTTCATTGCCATGATCACGAGGGATTCATTCAGCAGTGCAGGTTGGCAGCCGAAGCTTCCCCACCGGTTGTCTTCATCTGCGGTCACGAAGACGTGGCAGCAGCTGTCCGCGCACTTAAGTCCGGTGCGGTTGAGCTGTTAACACTTCCGATCGATCCAATAGACCTGGCCGAAGCCGTGCTTACCGCTTTCGCTCTGGATCGCAGGCAGCGACGTCATAGAGCGGCGAGGGAGAGCCTGCGACAACGACATGAGCTTCTGACGCCAAGGGAGCGGGAGGTGCTGCCTCTCGTCGCCAAGGGTCTTATGAACAAGCAGGCCGCTGCAGTTCTTGGCATTTCTGAGACCACACTTCAGATTCACCGGAGTCAGGTGATGCGAAAGATGCAGGCAGACTCGGTCGCGGAACTCGTTCGTATAGCTGCGACACTCCACATCCCTGTATGGTCTGACACGGATTCTGATACAGGGGATTTCCCGAGTCTGGAGTTGCTGGCTACATTGCGTGATAGGTGGTCATAG
- a CDS encoding class I SAM-dependent methyltransferase has protein sequence MKTNDAREFLRTPLIEWEQPQSWCDLGSGTGTFTLALASLLVPGSTIHAVDWDPQALEQIPEQHNGVNIRKIAGDMASSSLRLPPVDGVLLANSLHFIREQPQFLTKLLTVTNCFLIVEYERSKPNRWGPYPVAFGKLRQLCSDAGIGQVEKIATRPSLFGGTLYSAVAQKPKALDSD, from the coding sequence ATGAAGACTAATGATGCCAGAGAGTTCCTACGCACACCGCTCATCGAATGGGAGCAGCCTCAATCCTGGTGCGATCTTGGCAGCGGTACTGGCACCTTTACTCTTGCTCTCGCAAGTTTGCTGGTCCCCGGCAGCACAATTCATGCTGTAGATTGGGACCCACAGGCGTTGGAACAAATCCCTGAGCAGCACAATGGAGTCAACATTCGGAAGATCGCGGGGGACATGGCAAGTTCCAGCCTGCGCCTTCCGCCGGTCGATGGCGTTCTCTTAGCGAACTCCTTGCACTTCATCCGCGAGCAGCCCCAGTTTCTGACAAAACTCTTGACGGTGACAAATTGCTTTCTGATAGTGGAGTATGAACGATCAAAGCCAAATCGATGGGGGCCATATCCCGTTGCCTTTGGCAAACTCCGCCAACTTTGCTCTGATGCGGGGATAGGGCAAGTGGAGAAAATAGCCACACGTCCTTCGTTGTTTGGCGGCACTTTATACTCCGCCGTTGCCCAAAAGCCTAAGGCACTGGACTCTGATTAG
- a CDS encoding AAA family ATPase → MYRFSPYSLDSINQCLLRNSAGKEERIHLPPKAFSVLQFLVANAGKLVTHNELMEKVWPDTFVQPEVLSSHIRDVRAALGDSARKPRFIETVSRRGYRFITKVDHREVVNLQQTSNSSGNLVGRDSAFAKLNQCYRAVLTGIRQLVFVTGEPGMGKTALCREFLRQAQGLGASYTTWGYCIEGYGVQEPYFPILKAIGDLCRDGGKPIVEIFKMKAPTCIVQFSDLISREERAALDPDVRSATSGRMLREVLDALESVGESRPLILVLDDLQWVDRASVDVISEFARRHTPARVMLVGTFRPLEAFLNGNPIAVLKEELLARRLCTEISLSGLTQSDVVEYISQLTSQPELRTELANLLYRRSEGNPLFMVAALEHSLEQGLLVKEAGELLLRTPLDQLDMDIPLSLKRVLEAQIDTLETRERRILEVASVEGSVFSPAVIAPATDHTYQEVEDICHQLAIRNQILRAAPEHQLPNGSTVWSYQFVHVLYRDVLYDRQSPGRKSTRHKLIGIQLEEIHKGHLEEVAAEIALHFEHASDWKRTVHYLRLAAENSERRYAHREAIALLKRARELVTRISEVDSRRIELEILERLATLYVACFDPRCVEAYEGLYERASAYGHAEVCARALLNLAGCLLTQDGQRSFETARRASEVIATLPDSLLRTRMEMTCNFIFACTSGWDPVQADQLRQSFRRIREQVDPAELAPQTIQYGIIQWASSEYQESLESLIEGLTALSKQASEGDPFLSIDYQRAHFYLPRALLFVGEWGQALDALDRSLVTSVKNGDTFAAKILRLNRAWVYFHARDFHEVIATSESLEQIGEEFSSSAVARMARILSGSAHVALGNRDHGSSMLMKIQSEMAEGLMVLDWCFRLPLLSALTELWLSEGNLGEAETAANLFLSLALTTEKHTYSALALEASARVALAQGNLVSAASFVSDALRLIGEYQIPLAAWRVHAVASQLHMALDDRGLAQTHQDAANAAILTLANSLSPEHPLRKKFLASALVAKVLVDDHEYQRELAMGSL, encoded by the coding sequence ATGTACAGATTCTCACCATATAGCCTCGACTCAATTAACCAATGCCTGTTACGGAACTCTGCGGGAAAGGAGGAGCGGATTCACTTGCCGCCGAAGGCCTTCTCTGTTCTCCAATTTCTTGTTGCAAACGCTGGAAAGTTGGTCACGCACAACGAACTGATGGAGAAGGTATGGCCGGACACGTTCGTTCAGCCGGAAGTGTTATCTAGCCATATCCGTGACGTTAGAGCCGCGCTGGGGGACAGCGCCCGAAAGCCACGATTTATAGAAACCGTATCTCGACGGGGGTATCGCTTCATCACCAAAGTCGACCACAGAGAGGTAGTGAACTTACAGCAGACCTCCAACTCGTCGGGAAACCTTGTGGGTCGAGATTCGGCGTTTGCGAAGCTTAACCAGTGTTACCGTGCGGTACTTACCGGTATCCGCCAATTGGTCTTTGTTACGGGAGAACCAGGGATGGGAAAGACGGCGCTCTGTCGAGAGTTCCTGCGCCAGGCGCAGGGCTTGGGAGCGTCCTACACGACCTGGGGATACTGTATCGAAGGCTATGGGGTGCAGGAGCCATACTTCCCTATCCTGAAAGCCATTGGAGATCTGTGCAGGGACGGCGGGAAGCCAATCGTAGAGATCTTTAAGATGAAGGCTCCGACGTGCATCGTACAGTTCTCGGATCTGATCAGTCGTGAGGAGCGAGCAGCACTCGACCCCGACGTGCGGTCGGCGACGAGTGGAAGAATGTTGCGTGAGGTCCTGGATGCCCTGGAGTCGGTGGGCGAGTCTCGGCCGCTGATTCTCGTCCTCGATGATCTGCAATGGGTAGACCGTGCCTCAGTTGATGTCATTTCTGAGTTTGCCCGTCGGCATACGCCGGCGAGAGTGATGCTCGTTGGCACGTTTCGCCCACTCGAGGCGTTTCTGAATGGCAATCCGATCGCAGTTTTGAAAGAAGAGCTTCTTGCACGTCGGCTTTGTACTGAAATTAGCCTGTCTGGCCTGACCCAGTCTGACGTCGTCGAGTATATAAGCCAGCTGACTTCGCAGCCGGAACTCAGAACCGAACTGGCCAATCTTCTTTACAGACGTTCCGAAGGAAACCCTCTTTTCATGGTGGCCGCGTTAGAACACAGCCTGGAACAGGGTCTTTTGGTCAAGGAAGCGGGCGAGCTGCTCTTAAGGACTCCATTGGATCAACTGGATATGGACATTCCGCTAAGCTTGAAGCGCGTTTTGGAGGCCCAAATCGACACTCTCGAGACAAGGGAACGCAGAATTCTCGAGGTTGCGAGCGTAGAAGGATCTGTCTTTTCCCCTGCGGTTATCGCTCCTGCGACGGATCACACCTACCAGGAGGTCGAGGACATTTGTCATCAACTGGCGATCCGAAACCAAATCTTACGTGCAGCACCTGAGCATCAACTTCCCAACGGATCGACAGTATGGTCCTATCAATTCGTGCACGTCCTCTATCGGGATGTGCTTTATGACAGGCAATCTCCTGGCCGCAAGTCCACTCGTCACAAGCTGATCGGAATTCAGCTCGAAGAGATTCACAAAGGGCACCTGGAGGAGGTGGCAGCGGAAATAGCGCTCCACTTCGAACATGCTTCCGATTGGAAGCGAACGGTGCACTACCTGAGGCTGGCCGCCGAGAATTCGGAGCGGCGGTATGCCCATCGCGAGGCGATCGCTTTGCTGAAACGCGCCCGCGAGCTGGTGACTCGCATCTCGGAGGTGGATAGCCGAAGGATCGAGCTGGAGATATTGGAACGTCTGGCGACTTTATACGTTGCCTGTTTCGATCCAAGGTGTGTTGAAGCTTACGAGGGTCTATATGAGAGAGCCTCAGCATACGGCCACGCAGAAGTGTGCGCGAGGGCCCTGCTCAATCTGGCCGGATGCCTGTTGACTCAGGATGGGCAGCGTTCTTTCGAAACTGCCAGGCGCGCGTCAGAGGTGATCGCAACGCTCCCTGACTCCCTCCTTCGAACGCGCATGGAGATGACTTGTAACTTCATCTTTGCTTGTACATCCGGTTGGGATCCAGTTCAGGCCGATCAGTTACGACAGTCATTCCGGAGAATACGGGAGCAGGTCGATCCAGCAGAATTGGCTCCTCAGACGATCCAGTACGGGATCATCCAGTGGGCGTCGTCTGAGTATCAGGAGTCGCTTGAATCCCTTATTGAGGGTTTGACCGCTCTATCGAAACAAGCCTCCGAAGGTGATCCTTTCCTCAGCATTGATTATCAGAGGGCTCATTTCTACCTGCCACGGGCGCTCTTATTTGTCGGTGAGTGGGGTCAGGCGTTGGATGCTCTTGATAGATCTCTCGTCACTTCTGTGAAAAACGGGGACACGTTTGCCGCAAAAATTCTCCGGCTCAACCGGGCATGGGTTTACTTTCACGCTAGAGACTTTCATGAGGTAATTGCTACTAGTGAGTCGTTGGAGCAAATAGGTGAGGAGTTTAGCAGTTCTGCCGTAGCGCGAATGGCCCGCATACTGTCGGGGTCAGCGCATGTGGCGCTGGGAAATCGCGATCATGGTTCATCGATGCTGATGAAGATACAGAGCGAGATGGCCGAAGGCCTGATGGTTCTTGATTGGTGCTTCCGCTTGCCACTGCTCTCGGCACTAACAGAACTGTGGCTCTCCGAAGGAAATCTCGGGGAGGCGGAAACTGCGGCGAATCTTTTTTTGTCGCTCGCCCTGACTACAGAGAAGCATACCTATTCCGCCCTGGCGCTGGAGGCATCCGCTCGAGTGGCACTGGCACAGGGGAATCTCGTCTCTGCCGCTAGCTTTGTGTCTGACGCGCTTCGTCTGATTGGAGAGTACCAAATACCCCTGGCTGCCTGGCGTGTTCATGCGGTGGCGTCCCAACTGCATATGGCGCTCGATGACAGAGGATTGGCGCAAACCCACCAGGATGCAGCGAATGCAGCGATACTCACATTGGCTAATTCCTTGAGCCCCGAACATCCCCTCAGGAAGAAATTCCTAGCCTCCGCTCTGGTTGCGAAAGTTCTCGTAGACGATCACGAATATCAGAGGGAGCTGGCCATGGGCTCGCTATGA
- a CDS encoding universal stress protein, with the protein MDYVRKILFPVDFSTRSSNTAKQVKVWASRLSAEVIVMHAVDPANFSNDPERNAIDFEEHTPFYIAEAKRLIEFFCEEHLSGVKLTTSVAAGSTLGIISDTAVSESVELIMIPRGHHGYASRFLRDPIVSGVLDKCPMPVWTTEHDENLTDAAPRAILCPLDIDPDVFLDAENEGIIAFLKIIAASFDATVTCLYVSGSSAERDSAVEARAATMRDSLGTFAKFERAGGNVQDAIRRAMAEEKPDLVIMGRTRSGEAGLTPQRHILQIDHVSSCPVISVGPQMK; encoded by the coding sequence ATGGATTATGTTCGCAAGATTCTCTTTCCCGTCGACTTCTCTACACGGAGCTCGAACACCGCTAAACAGGTAAAAGTTTGGGCGAGCCGGTTGTCGGCAGAAGTAATCGTTATGCACGCGGTCGATCCGGCAAACTTCTCGAACGATCCTGAACGGAACGCCATCGACTTCGAGGAACATACGCCTTTCTATATCGCGGAGGCGAAGCGCCTGATCGAGTTTTTTTGCGAGGAGCACCTCTCAGGTGTAAAGTTGACGACTTCGGTGGCCGCAGGGAGCACCCTGGGGATAATCAGCGATACAGCCGTCAGCGAGAGCGTCGAATTGATCATGATCCCCAGGGGACATCATGGTTATGCGTCGCGATTTCTCCGGGATCCAATCGTGTCGGGGGTGCTCGACAAATGCCCAATGCCGGTATGGACTACGGAGCATGATGAAAACCTGACCGATGCGGCACCACGGGCGATTCTTTGCCCTCTCGACATTGATCCTGACGTCTTCCTGGATGCTGAGAACGAAGGAATAATAGCGTTTCTGAAGATAATAGCCGCATCGTTTGATGCCACCGTGACCTGTTTGTACGTCTCCGGCTCGTCCGCTGAGAGAGATTCTGCTGTTGAGGCGCGAGCAGCTACGATGAGAGATTCCCTGGGCACCTTCGCCAAATTTGAGAGAGCAGGCGGCAACGTGCAAGACGCAATTCGGCGAGCCATGGCCGAAGAGAAACCAGACCTCGTCATCATGGGAAGGACCCGGAGCGGAGAAGCTGGCCTCACTCCACAGAGACACATCCTGCAGATTGACCATGTCTCCTCGTGCCCTGTGATAAGCGTGGGGCCTCAAATGAAATAA
- a CDS encoding HoxN/HupN/NixA family nickel/cobalt transporter, whose product MRSLPEVATVSVRIRTLTVYGLLLVFNVGAWLWAIIAFRHYPVLLGTSFLAYSFGLRHAVDADHIAAIDNVTRKLMQEGKQPVTVGLWFSLGHSTIVFVGSIVIASTALALHQKVYAFRNLGGIIGTLVSTLFLFGIAFVNLAVLRGVYRVFVRVRNGAPYIEEDLNLLLADRGLLARFFRPMFAIIGQSWHMYPLGLLFGLGFDTATEIGLLSISATEASKGLPMLSTLVFPALFAAGMSLVDTTDNVLMLGAYGWAFVKPIRKLYYNMTITSVSVVVAVVVGGIEALGLFAGQFHFNGSFWNIVRKLNDNFGMLGYFIVGFFALSWIFSIAFYKWRRLDDLEVSDASPWLG is encoded by the coding sequence ATGCGTAGTTTGCCAGAAGTAGCCACAGTGAGCGTCCGTATCCGGACGCTCACTGTGTATGGTCTCTTGCTTGTTTTCAACGTAGGGGCATGGCTATGGGCCATCATTGCATTTCGTCATTATCCGGTGCTGCTGGGGACATCGTTTCTGGCTTATAGCTTTGGTCTCCGACACGCCGTGGACGCAGACCACATCGCCGCAATCGACAACGTAACTCGCAAGCTGATGCAGGAAGGGAAGCAGCCGGTCACAGTCGGGCTGTGGTTCTCTCTCGGGCACTCCACAATTGTCTTTGTCGGGTCGATAGTTATTGCCTCAACAGCTCTCGCACTCCATCAGAAGGTCTATGCGTTTCGCAACCTAGGTGGAATAATCGGCACCCTGGTATCAACCCTGTTCCTGTTTGGCATCGCGTTCGTGAACCTAGCAGTTCTGCGGGGTGTCTATCGTGTCTTCGTAAGAGTTCGCAACGGAGCTCCTTACATTGAGGAGGACTTGAATCTCCTTCTTGCGGACCGCGGACTTCTTGCCCGATTCTTCCGACCCATGTTCGCAATAATCGGACAAAGCTGGCATATGTATCCGCTCGGGCTTCTGTTTGGGCTGGGGTTCGATACAGCCACAGAGATTGGACTTTTGAGCATTTCCGCGACAGAGGCCTCGAAGGGGCTTCCGATGTTGTCGACGCTGGTTTTTCCAGCCCTTTTCGCGGCGGGCATGTCGCTTGTCGATACAACTGACAATGTCCTTATGCTGGGTGCCTACGGGTGGGCATTTGTGAAGCCCATCCGAAAGCTTTACTACAACATGACCATCACGTCGGTCTCGGTCGTTGTGGCGGTGGTCGTCGGCGGCATCGAGGCTTTAGGGTTATTCGCCGGACAATTTCACTTCAACGGATCGTTTTGGAACATTGTCCGAAAGCTCAACGATAACTTTGGAATGCTCGGGTATTTCATCGTCGGATTCTTCGCCTTGAGCTGGATATTCTCAATTGCGTTCTACAAGTGGCGACGGCTCGACGATCTCGAGGTGTCAGATGCTAGCCCCTGGCTTGGCTAA
- a CDS encoding helix-turn-helix domain-containing protein, with protein sequence MKQGATARGSMNLSSSGAMVPHISEQVEAKRLFVRIGDRHVPLFEAQPILDSLKSPWHGLILEKHHHMGCEIPVHDHETLCLHLQTGGQVDMEWFCSGKSGMLRSTPGSMMLLPAGTRDSVIWHGSAQRIVAGIEPALLKNAAEQMEIKGFCDFNLRWAFRDQQLEMLLVEMNREMRSGWSMGGLYGDLLGMALSVALIRRYGELSTRIPPAKGGLSRLHLNRVLTYIEENLNKEIRLEDLAELNSISRFHFARSFRDSLGETPYQFILKKRVQRAKALLQLPRTSIAEIAKISGFSDASQFTRMFRKITGVTPQTWRRNA encoded by the coding sequence GTGAAACAAGGTGCAACAGCTCGCGGCTCGATGAACCTCTCCAGCAGTGGAGCGATGGTCCCGCATATCTCGGAACAGGTCGAAGCCAAACGATTATTCGTCAGGATTGGCGATCGCCATGTCCCCCTCTTCGAGGCCCAGCCGATACTGGATAGTCTGAAGTCACCCTGGCATGGGCTGATTCTGGAGAAACACCACCATATGGGTTGCGAGATCCCGGTGCATGACCACGAGACACTCTGTTTGCATTTGCAAACCGGCGGCCAAGTGGATATGGAGTGGTTTTGTTCTGGCAAATCCGGAATGCTGCGCTCAACGCCAGGCAGTATGATGCTGTTGCCGGCGGGCACACGAGATTCGGTTATTTGGCATGGATCTGCCCAGAGAATCGTCGCCGGAATCGAGCCCGCCCTGCTGAAGAACGCAGCGGAACAAATGGAAATCAAAGGTTTCTGTGATTTCAACCTGCGCTGGGCGTTTCGAGACCAGCAGCTGGAGATGCTGTTGGTCGAAATGAACCGGGAGATGAGATCGGGCTGGTCCATGGGTGGGCTCTACGGCGACCTGTTGGGTATGGCACTTTCGGTTGCTCTCATTCGCCGATATGGCGAACTCTCAACCCGCATCCCACCAGCAAAGGGAGGTCTATCCAGGCTGCACCTCAACCGGGTACTGACATATATCGAAGAGAATCTGAACAAAGAGATTCGTTTGGAAGATCTGGCTGAGCTCAATTCCATAAGCCGTTTTCACTTCGCGCGTTCTTTCCGAGACTCTCTGGGAGAGACCCCCTATCAATTCATTCTCAAGAAGCGGGTTCAGCGCGCAAAGGCCCTTCTTCAGCTACCCCGCACTTCGATTGCCGAGATCGCAAAGATCAGTGGGTTCTCCGATGCGAGTCAATTTACGCGCATGTTTCGGAAGATCACAGGCGTGACACCCCAGACGTGGCGAAGAAACGCATAA
- a CDS encoding MFS transporter yields the protein MEQLEDSATNITTSKGSVEIPLGLAIIAIIFVAIDLRPGIVSIGPVLPSIRNTFQLSHATGALLTSIPDVLMGLLALPTPWLARRYGRDRAMLGAIVLLFLSVGSRAFVQNTPELLLCTAGVGAGIAIAGTLIGGFIKAEFPTRVALAMGIYATALAVGSVAAAALTGPLAGDKPNGWRMATGVWALLGVGALILWSMVKIRAAKPTGATMTTNSSVPPPLGEWKAWTIAFFFGVNNLLFYALLAWIPTIYRELGYSAAKAGLILACFAIFSLLGNPVFGALSRSRDRRVWLAVSSVICCIGLVGLFTAPQFAPYLWVSLMAFGQAGGFTLGMTLPLDNTTTAQETDVWNAFTLTFGYLIASSGPILVGLLRDHTGSFRVPTLCLVAVGVLMLLLCAVLRPRAIQPGS from the coding sequence ATGGAACAATTGGAAGATTCCGCGACAAACATCACCACATCCAAAGGTTCCGTCGAGATTCCGCTGGGACTTGCGATCATTGCAATCATCTTTGTCGCGATCGACCTCAGGCCAGGCATCGTTTCTATCGGTCCAGTCTTACCCTCGATTCGCAACACATTTCAGCTCTCGCATGCGACCGGCGCGTTGCTCACCTCCATCCCCGATGTGCTCATGGGGTTGCTGGCCCTACCGACACCGTGGTTGGCAAGACGTTATGGAAGAGACCGCGCCATGTTAGGAGCGATCGTTCTACTGTTCTTGTCTGTTGGATCGAGGGCCTTTGTTCAAAATACTCCCGAACTTCTTCTCTGCACTGCCGGAGTCGGTGCGGGGATTGCCATCGCAGGAACGCTCATCGGCGGCTTCATCAAGGCGGAGTTTCCCACGCGTGTCGCACTCGCTATGGGGATATACGCTACTGCCCTTGCCGTCGGAAGCGTGGCGGCAGCTGCTCTGACCGGTCCGCTCGCGGGGGATAAACCCAATGGGTGGCGAATGGCAACCGGAGTCTGGGCTCTTCTCGGTGTGGGAGCGCTGATTCTTTGGTCGATGGTAAAGATACGCGCGGCCAAGCCAACAGGCGCGACGATGACAACCAACAGTTCGGTTCCGCCGCCTTTAGGAGAATGGAAAGCCTGGACAATAGCCTTTTTCTTCGGAGTGAACAACCTTCTGTTCTATGCTCTGCTCGCCTGGATTCCGACGATCTATCGGGAATTAGGCTACTCCGCAGCTAAGGCCGGGCTGATTCTCGCATGCTTTGCGATTTTCTCTCTGCTCGGCAATCCGGTCTTTGGTGCCTTAAGCCGGTCGCGTGACAGGCGCGTCTGGCTCGCGGTGAGTAGCGTCATCTGCTGTATTGGGCTGGTCGGACTATTTACAGCGCCGCAATTTGCTCCTTATCTTTGGGTTTCTCTCATGGCTTTCGGTCAAGCGGGAGGCTTCACCTTAGGAATGACATTGCCGTTGGACAACACAACCACCGCGCAAGAGACAGATGTTTGGAACGCTTTTACATTGACGTTCGGCTACCTTATCGCATCGTCTGGCCCGATTCTGGTCGGCTTGTTGCGTGATCACACCGGTTCCTTTCGAGTTCCGACCCTTTGTCTCGTTGCTGTGGGCGTTTTGATGCTATTGCTATGCGCGGTACTGCGTCCCCGAGCAATACAGCCCGGTTCTTGA
- a CDS encoding nuclear transport factor 2 family protein produces the protein MSEPTQQLVPPFTRETAILKVRKAEDNWNTRTPQHVALGYTPDSWWRNRAEFINGREEIVRFLTRKWQRELEYRLIKELWAFDGARIAVRFAYEFRDDSGQWYRAYGNENWEFNAEGIMHHRHACINDVRIDESDRLFHWPLGRRPDDHPSLSDLGL, from the coding sequence ATGAGCGAACCTACGCAACAGCTTGTACCCCCATTCACTCGTGAGACCGCCATCCTGAAGGTGCGCAAGGCGGAAGACAATTGGAATACCCGAACCCCGCAGCATGTAGCGTTGGGATATACGCCTGACAGCTGGTGGCGCAATCGCGCTGAATTCATCAACGGTCGCGAGGAGATTGTGCGTTTCCTGACGCGCAAATGGCAACGCGAACTGGAATACCGTTTGATTAAGGAACTCTGGGCATTTGACGGAGCGCGGATCGCGGTTCGATTTGCCTATGAATTCCGTGATGATTCTGGGCAATGGTATCGCGCGTATGGAAATGAAAACTGGGAGTTCAATGCTGAAGGAATCATGCATCATCGCCATGCGTGCATCAACGACGTGCGCATTGACGAGTCCGATCGCCTCTTCCACTGGCCATTGGGCCGGCGCCCTGACGATCACCCCAGCTTGAGCGATCTCGGTCTCTAG
- a CDS encoding sigma-70 family RNA polymerase sigma factor: MRYASQCEVANDSVTALDSTIGAIGEFEHQAEVGPEFALIRRVRLGDPRAFELLLEPHKKRLERTVFQIVRNSHDVEDIVQQCSLKIFTKLEQFQGRSQFSTWITRIAINQSLMHLRKTKTQPILIEGPMRDEGSHTFPDPTDSSFTPEEAYLSTELVHLLWKHIDRLPESRRIVLRKLYGEELSMEQTARILGITLAAAKSRALRARRDLRKIFAGQAAHRGLAGSSYSGS; this comes from the coding sequence ATGAGATATGCGTCCCAATGTGAAGTCGCTAACGACAGCGTCACCGCTCTTGATTCAACCATCGGTGCCATCGGGGAATTCGAGCATCAGGCGGAAGTTGGTCCGGAATTTGCTCTCATACGGCGCGTTCGCCTCGGAGATCCGAGAGCGTTTGAGTTGTTGCTCGAACCTCACAAGAAGCGACTCGAACGAACCGTCTTTCAAATTGTCCGGAATAGCCACGATGTGGAAGATATCGTTCAGCAATGTTCCCTAAAAATCTTCACCAAGCTGGAACAGTTCCAGGGTCGATCGCAGTTTTCCACTTGGATAACTAGGATTGCGATTAATCAGAGCCTTATGCATCTGCGTAAAACCAAGACGCAGCCGATTTTAATTGAAGGTCCTATGAGAGACGAAGGTTCTCACACTTTTCCTGACCCGACAGATTCGTCCTTCACTCCAGAGGAGGCTTATCTTTCCACGGAACTAGTTCACTTGCTTTGGAAGCATATCGACAGACTTCCAGAATCGAGAAGGATTGTGCTCCGGAAGCTTTACGGGGAGGAATTATCAATGGAACAGACTGCGAGGATCTTGGGAATCACTCTTGCCGCCGCTAAATCTCGCGCACTGAGAGCACGTCGTGATCTCCGCAAAATCTTTGCGGGACAGGCCGCCCACCGCGGCCTGGCAGGCTCGTCATATTCAGGGAGCTAA
- a CDS encoding Dps family protein encodes MQIDSTLEIAPDAVKRLSLELKVLLADIFALYLKTKNFHWHMRGPHFRDYHLLLDEQADQLFAMTDEIAERARKLGGPTLKSIGDITRHQRIKDCDREQVPAESMLTELLGDNQSVTTWLRSAHVLCEEFHDVATASLIENWIDQTERRTWFLAETIEAD; translated from the coding sequence ATGCAAATTGATAGCACTCTGGAAATTGCGCCTGATGCCGTAAAGCGCTTGTCCCTCGAGCTCAAAGTGCTCCTGGCAGATATATTCGCGCTTTACCTTAAGACAAAAAACTTTCATTGGCATATGCGAGGGCCGCACTTTCGGGACTACCACTTGCTCTTGGATGAGCAGGCCGATCAACTCTTTGCGATGACCGATGAGATCGCTGAGAGGGCCAGGAAGCTGGGTGGGCCGACGTTAAAGTCAATAGGCGACATCACCCGCCACCAGAGAATCAAGGACTGCGATAGAGAGCAGGTTCCAGCAGAGTCGATGCTTACTGAGTTGCTAGGCGACAACCAGAGCGTAACAACATGGCTCCGGTCCGCTCACGTCCTTTGCGAAGAATTCCATGACGTCGCTACCGCCAGCCTAATCGAGAACTGGATTGATCAGACGGAGCGTCGCACTTGGTTTCTTGCAGAGACCATCGAAGCCGACTAG
- a CDS encoding carbonic anhydrase yields MDLNALYGTDDEFERFVYSHSPGYDEPTVRAAFTHAVPLKTIVIFCYDARAAEIPFVLAKTLPDEVYPGEVVYDEAGMKVGSTATIMPVVVAGGRAVDALRSITIGNHLFGVTNIVVVHHTFCGTSSFTPHGLLDAFKAEQGKDLSGVYEQESLAIGNLRESLEHDVKLLRASVGIPRSVNIYGYLFDINTDEFRLVVSDPKVGR; encoded by the coding sequence ATGGACCTGAATGCGCTATACGGCACTGATGATGAATTCGAGAGGTTTGTATATTCACATAGTCCTGGATATGACGAACCCACTGTAAGGGCGGCATTCACACATGCAGTGCCGCTTAAGACAATCGTCATCTTTTGCTACGACGCCCGCGCGGCGGAGATACCCTTCGTGCTCGCTAAGACTCTCCCCGACGAGGTTTATCCGGGAGAGGTCGTCTATGACGAAGCCGGCATGAAGGTGGGTTCTACCGCGACTATCATGCCGGTCGTAGTCGCGGGCGGGCGGGCAGTCGATGCGCTCCGCTCGATCACGATCGGAAATCATTTGTTCGGCGTGACCAATATCGTCGTGGTGCACCACACCTTCTGTGGCACGAGCAGCTTCACTCCCCATGGTCTTCTTGATGCCTTCAAAGCCGAGCAAGGTAAGGATCTTTCAGGGGTATATGAGCAGGAGAGCCTCGCCATCGGCAACCTTAGGGAGTCACTTGAGCACGATGTTAAGCTGCTGCGCGCATCGGTCGGCATACCGAGGTCAGTCAATATCTACGGCTACTTATTTGACATCAATACTGACGAGTTCAGGTTGGTGGTCTCGGATCCGAAGGTCGGCCGGTGA